The Streptomyces sp. Je 1-332 genome has a window encoding:
- a CDS encoding RraA family protein, translating into MSENNTSPAHDPNPYTEETLKTFRAITTASLADAVEQHGQRGYLAGVIHQIAPGEGTLVGPAVTVREIPAAEAGPPTHALDAIDESPAGSIVCIDAGGADIAVWGGLMTAGAVARHLAGCVLDGGVRDVTEINRDFPSFAVYARSTVPATTLGRIRTVALNEPVVVGDVDIRPGDLIVADRDGVVRIPAHLVVPVLDTAQEIEEREKEQTRLILGSGSLREGLSRYNRI; encoded by the coding sequence ATGTCTGAGAACAACACATCACCGGCGCACGACCCGAACCCCTACACAGAGGAAACACTCAAGACCTTCCGTGCCATCACCACCGCCTCGCTGGCCGACGCCGTGGAACAGCACGGGCAGCGCGGATACCTGGCGGGCGTCATCCATCAGATCGCCCCGGGCGAAGGCACGCTGGTCGGTCCGGCCGTCACCGTCCGCGAGATACCGGCCGCGGAGGCCGGGCCGCCCACCCACGCCCTGGACGCGATCGACGAGTCCCCTGCGGGCAGCATCGTCTGCATAGATGCGGGAGGCGCCGACATCGCGGTGTGGGGAGGACTGATGACCGCCGGCGCGGTGGCTCGCCACCTGGCCGGCTGCGTGCTGGACGGAGGGGTCCGCGATGTCACCGAAATCAACCGGGACTTCCCCTCCTTCGCCGTCTACGCACGCTCCACCGTCCCCGCCACTACGCTCGGCCGGATCCGCACGGTCGCCCTCAACGAGCCGGTGGTCGTGGGCGATGTCGACATCCGTCCCGGCGATCTCATCGTCGCCGACCGCGACGGCGTGGTGCGGATCCCAGCCCACCTGGTCGTCCCCGTCCTGGACACGGCACAGGAGATCGAGGAGCGCGAGAAGGAACAGACACGTCTCATCCTCGGCTCCGGATCCCTGCGCGAGGGCCTTTCCCGCTACAACAGGATCTG